A genomic region of Maniola hyperantus chromosome 5, iAphHyp1.2, whole genome shotgun sequence contains the following coding sequences:
- the LOC117982581 gene encoding antichymotrypsin-2-like: MVNAYFVLVFCMGLSEISFFTRKHQSKFHKGVTLKTVSKIYLALNYDVFKDFGATTWETFGAAAQNIDFEKNEQAANEINTWVEQNTNNRIKNLVSPDSLGQDTRALLVNAIYFKGSWETQFDKTLTRERDFHINKAETKKVDMMHRRGNYKYTESAVLKSQIIEIPYKGDETSLVVVLPRDIEGIKEVQEVLKDSTVLDNALNDLRTQEVDLSLPTFKIETTTDLKDILRKMNVTEIFDPHVARLDYLIRVKGNMYISSAVQKAFIEVNEEGAEAAASNVFAAVSRSLSARYQRISFTADHPFIFYLCEGNNILFNGVFNS; this comes from the exons atggttaacgcctacTTTGTCTTAGTCTTTTGCATGGGATTGA gtgAAATTAGCTTTTTCACACGCAAACACCAAAGTAAATTCCATAAAGGCGTGACACTAAAAACAGTCAGTAAAATATACCTGGCTTTGAATTATGACGTGTTCAAAGATTTCGGCGCTACTACGTGGGAAACCTTTGGTGCTGCAGCTCAAAATATTGACTTCGAAAAGAATGAGCAAGCTGCGAATGAGATCAATACTTGG GTGGAACAAAACACCAACAACCGTATCAAGAATCTCGTTAGTCCTGACAGCTTAGGTCAGGATACTAGAGCGCTCTTGGTCAACGCAATTTACTTCAAG GGATCATGGGAGACTCAATTTGACAAAACGCTTACCCGTGAGAGGGATTTCCACATCAACAAAGCAGAAACAAAAAAAGTTGATATGATGCACAGAAGAGGAAATTACAAGTACACAGAGAGCGCTGTTCTGAAGTCTCAG atAATAGAAATCCCCTACAAAGGTGACGAAACTTCGCTAGTCGTGGTGCTACCTCGTGACATTGAAGGTATTAAAGAGGTACAAGAAGTACTCAAGGACTCGACAGTTTTAGATAATGCTCTCAACGATTTGCGGACACAAGAAGTTGACCTGTCCCTTCCCACATTTAAAATTGAGACTACGACTGATCTGAAAGACATTCTTCGAAAG ATGAATGTAACGGAGATATTTGATCCTCACGTAGCAAGATTAGATTACCTCATTCGTGTCAAAGGCAATATGTACATAAGCTCAGCAGTACAAAAAGCTTTTATCGAAGTCAATGAAGAAGGTGCGGAAGCCGCTGCCTCTAATG TATTCGCGGCAGTCAGTAGAAGTTTGTCTGCCCGTTATCAACGCATCAGCTTTACAGCGGACCATCCATTCATATTCTATTTATGCGAAGGAAACAATATTCTATTTAACGGAGTCTTCaattcttag
- the LOC117982183 gene encoding antichymotrypsin-2-like isoform X1 — translation MKPIFIICFLSLAVVAAEDQKDVELLFHMGNSRFTAKFFSEVAKINPDRSFVISPYSVMTPLAQLSIAARENTREQLWQAIGITTDEAVKLAFSHANTKVNSIKGVTLKTVSKIYLALNYDVFKDFGATTWETFGAAAQNIDFEKNEQAANEINTWVEQNTNNRIKNLVSPDSLGQDTRALLVNAIYFKGSWETQFDKTLTRERDFHINKAETKKVDMMHRRGNYKYTESAVLKSQIIEIPYKGDETSLVVVLPRDIEGIKEVQEVLKDSTVLDNALNDLRTQEVDLSLPTFKIETTTDLKDILRKMNVTEIFDPHVARLDYLIRVKGNMYISSAVQKAFIEVNEEGAEAAASNVFNIVVDSLTIGPKYHPVFNADRPFYFVLKMNSEPLFSGVMYAK, via the exons ATGAAGCCAATATTTATTATATGct TTTTGTCTCTCGCTGTCGTGGCTGCAGAAGACCAAAAAGATGTTGAGCTGTTATTCCACATGGGGAACAGCAGATTCACAGCAAAATTCTTTTCC GAAGTGGCGAAAATAAACCCCGATAGAAGTTTTGTTATATCACCATACTCGGTTATGACGCCTCTTGCGCAACTTAGCATAGCTGCAAGAGAAAATACCCGAGAACAACTATGGCAAGCCATTGGAATAACTACTGATGAAGCT gtgAAATTAGCTTTTTCACACGCAAACACCAAAGTAAATTCCATAAAAGGCGTGACACTAAAAACAGTCAGTAAAATATACCTGGCTTTGAATTATGACGTGTTCAAAGATTTCGGCGCTACTACGTGGGAAACCTTTGGTGCTGCAGCTCAAAATATTGACTTCGAAAAGAATGAGCAAGCTGCGAATGAGATCAATACTTGG GTGGAACAAAACACCAACAACCGTATCAAGAATCTCGTTAGTCCTGACAGCTTAGGTCAGGATACTAGAGCGCTCTTGGTCAACGCAATTTACTTCAAG GGATCATGGGAGACTCAATTTGACAAAACGCTTACCCGTGAGAGGGATTTCCACATCAACAAAGCAGAAACAAAAAAAGTTGATATGATGCACAGAAGAGGAAATTACAAGTACACAGAGAGCGCTGTTCTGAAGTCTCAG atAATAGAAATCCCCTACAAAGGTGACGAAACTTCGCTAGTCGTGGTGCTACCTCGTGACATTGAAGGTATTAAAGAGGTACAAGAAGTACTCAAGGACTCGACAGTTTTAGATAATGCTCTCAACGATTTGCGGACACAAGAAGTTGACCTGTCCCTTCCCACATTTAAAATTGAGACTACGACTGATCTGAAAGACATTCTTCGAAAG ATGAATGTAACGGAGATATTTGATCCTCACGTAGCAAGATTAGATTACCTCATTCGTGTCAAAGGCAATATGTACATAAGCTCAGCAGTACAAAAAGCTTTTATCGAAGTCAATGAAGAAGGTGCGGAAGCCGCTGCCTCTAATG TATTCAATATTGTCGTCGATAGTCTTACGATTGGACCAAAATATCATCCAGTGTTCAATGCCGATAGACCTTTTTACTTCGTTTTGAAAATGAACTCTGAACCTTTGTTCAGTGGTGTGATGTATGCAAAGTAA
- the LOC117982183 gene encoding antichymotrypsin-2-like isoform X3 has translation MKPIFIICFLSLAVVAAEDQKDVELLFHMGNSRFTAKFFSEVAKINPDRSFVISPYSVMTPLAQLSIAARENTREQLWQAIGITTDEAVKLAFSHANTKVNSIKGVTLKTVSKIYLALNYDVFKDFGATTWETFGAAAQNIDFEKNEQAANEINTWVEQNTNNRIKNLVSPDSLGQDTRALLVNAIYFKGSWETQFDKTLTRERDFHINKAETKKVDMMHRRGNYKYTESAVLKSQIIEIPYKGDETSLVVVLPRDIEGIKEVQEVLKDSTVLDNALNDLRTQEVDLSLPTFKIETTTDLKDILRKMNVTEIFDPHVARLDYLIRVKGNMYISSAVQKAFIEVNEEGAEAAASNVTTSRFRLFYADRPFLFALKMNSLTLFNGVYA, from the exons ATGAAGCCAATATTTATTATATGct TTTTGTCTCTCGCTGTCGTGGCTGCAGAAGACCAAAAAGATGTTGAGCTGTTATTCCACATGGGGAACAGCAGATTCACAGCAAAATTCTTTTCC GAAGTGGCGAAAATAAACCCCGATAGAAGTTTTGTTATATCACCATACTCGGTTATGACGCCTCTTGCGCAACTTAGCATAGCTGCAAGAGAAAATACCCGAGAACAACTATGGCAAGCCATTGGAATAACTACTGATGAAGCT gtgAAATTAGCTTTTTCACACGCAAACACCAAAGTAAATTCCATAAAAGGCGTGACACTAAAAACAGTCAGTAAAATATACCTGGCTTTGAATTATGACGTGTTCAAAGATTTCGGCGCTACTACGTGGGAAACCTTTGGTGCTGCAGCTCAAAATATTGACTTCGAAAAGAATGAGCAAGCTGCGAATGAGATCAATACTTGG GTGGAACAAAACACCAACAACCGTATCAAGAATCTCGTTAGTCCTGACAGCTTAGGTCAGGATACTAGAGCGCTCTTGGTCAACGCAATTTACTTCAAG GGATCATGGGAGACTCAATTTGACAAAACGCTTACCCGTGAGAGGGATTTCCACATCAACAAAGCAGAAACAAAAAAAGTTGATATGATGCACAGAAGAGGAAATTACAAGTACACAGAGAGCGCTGTTCTGAAGTCTCAG atAATAGAAATCCCCTACAAAGGTGACGAAACTTCGCTAGTCGTGGTGCTACCTCGTGACATTGAAGGTATTAAAGAGGTACAAGAAGTACTCAAGGACTCGACAGTTTTAGATAATGCTCTCAACGATTTGCGGACACAAGAAGTTGACCTGTCCCTTCCCACATTTAAAATTGAGACTACGACTGATCTGAAAGACATTCTTCGAAAG ATGAATGTAACGGAGATATTTGATCCTCACGTAGCAAGATTAGATTACCTCATTCGTGTCAAAGGCAATATGTACATAAGCTCAGCAGTACAAAAAGCTTTTATCGAAGTCAATGAAGAAGGTGCGGAAGCCGCTGCCTCTAATG TTACCACCAGCCGCTTTCGATTGTTCTATGCTGATAGACCATTTTTATTTGCTTTGAAAATGAACtctttaactttatttaatgGCGTGTACGCATAG
- the LOC117982183 gene encoding antichymotrypsin-2-like isoform X2, with protein sequence MKPIFIICFLSLAVVAAEDQKDVELLFHMGNSRFTAKFFSEVAKINPDRSFVISPYSVMTPLAQLSIAARENTREQLWQAIGITTDEAVKLAFSHANTKVNSIKGVTLKTVSKIYLALNYDVFKDFGATTWETFGAAAQNIDFEKNEQAANEINTWVEQNTNNRIKNLVSPDSLGQDTRALLVNAIYFKGSWETQFDKTLTRERDFHINKAETKKVDMMHRRGNYKYTESAVLKSQIIEIPYKGDETSLVVVLPRDIEGIKEVQEVLKDSTVLDNALNDLRTQEVDLSLPTFKIETTTDLKDILRKMNVTEIFDPHVARLDYLIRVKGNMYISSAVQKAFIEVNEEGAEAAASNVFAAVSRSLSARYQRISFTADHPFIFYLCEGNNILFNGVFNS encoded by the exons ATGAAGCCAATATTTATTATATGct TTTTGTCTCTCGCTGTCGTGGCTGCAGAAGACCAAAAAGATGTTGAGCTGTTATTCCACATGGGGAACAGCAGATTCACAGCAAAATTCTTTTCC GAAGTGGCGAAAATAAACCCCGATAGAAGTTTTGTTATATCACCATACTCGGTTATGACGCCTCTTGCGCAACTTAGCATAGCTGCAAGAGAAAATACCCGAGAACAACTATGGCAAGCCATTGGAATAACTACTGATGAAGCT gtgAAATTAGCTTTTTCACACGCAAACACCAAAGTAAATTCCATAAAAGGCGTGACACTAAAAACAGTCAGTAAAATATACCTGGCTTTGAATTATGACGTGTTCAAAGATTTCGGCGCTACTACGTGGGAAACCTTTGGTGCTGCAGCTCAAAATATTGACTTCGAAAAGAATGAGCAAGCTGCGAATGAGATCAATACTTGG GTGGAACAAAACACCAACAACCGTATCAAGAATCTCGTTAGTCCTGACAGCTTAGGTCAGGATACTAGAGCGCTCTTGGTCAACGCAATTTACTTCAAG GGATCATGGGAGACTCAATTTGACAAAACGCTTACCCGTGAGAGGGATTTCCACATCAACAAAGCAGAAACAAAAAAAGTTGATATGATGCACAGAAGAGGAAATTACAAGTACACAGAGAGCGCTGTTCTGAAGTCTCAG atAATAGAAATCCCCTACAAAGGTGACGAAACTTCGCTAGTCGTGGTGCTACCTCGTGACATTGAAGGTATTAAAGAGGTACAAGAAGTACTCAAGGACTCGACAGTTTTAGATAATGCTCTCAACGATTTGCGGACACAAGAAGTTGACCTGTCCCTTCCCACATTTAAAATTGAGACTACGACTGATCTGAAAGACATTCTTCGAAAG ATGAATGTAACGGAGATATTTGATCCTCACGTAGCAAGATTAGATTACCTCATTCGTGTCAAAGGCAATATGTACATAAGCTCAGCAGTACAAAAAGCTTTTATCGAAGTCAATGAAGAAGGTGCGGAAGCCGCTGCCTCTAATG TATTCGCGGCAGTCAGTAGAAGTTTGTCTGCCCGTTATCAACGCATCAGCTTTACAGCGGACCATCCATTCATATTCTATTTATGCGAAGGAAACAATATTCTATTTAACGGAGTCTTCaattcttag
- the LOC117982188 gene encoding antichymotrypsin-2-like isoform X2: MKLFYFTYFLALATMASGDENQLENLFYEGNNKFSTRMFSEVANTNPEKSFVLSAYSVLTPLAQLSLASVDEAHDELLDTIGMPDDSTVEEQTNSRIKDLVDPASLTADIRALLVNAIYFKGTWKKKFDEDKTFERVFYKRMNVTTKVQMMHRNGDYMYGESQELKSKIIEIPYQGDESSLVVVLPLDIEGINEVKEILKDPNVLENALKNMTEHEVELSLPKFKIETTTDLKDVLIKMKVTKIFNPHSAKLNKLIQNTGDLYIDSAKQKAFIEVNEEGAEAGAANEFGVSYVSLLNAPRIYVFFADHPFIFSLREGNNTLFSGAFYN; the protein is encoded by the exons atgaagctattttatttcacttatt TTTTGGCGCTTGCCACGATGGCGTCGGGCGATGAAAATCAGCTCGAAAACTTGTTTTAcgaaggaaataataaattctcaACAAGAATGTTTTCT GAAGTAGCAAATACTAACCCAGAGAAGAGTTTCGTTTTATCTGCATACTCGGTGTTGACGCCCCTCGCTCAGCTGAGCTTGGCCTCGGTGGATGAGGCACACGATGAACTGCTGGACACCATAGGGATGCCTGATGATAGCACT GTGGAAGAGCAAACCAACAGTCGTATTAAGGATTTAGTTGATCCTGCCTCTCTTACTGCAGATATCAGAGCACTTTTAGTCAACGCCATTTACTTCAAG GGTACTTGGAAAAAGAAATTTGATGAAGATAAAACTTTTGAACGAGTGTTCTACAAAAGGATGAACGTAACGACCAAAGTTCAAATGATGCACAGAAATGGAGACTACATGTACGGAGAAAGCCAAGAATTGAAATCTAAA ATAATCGAAATACCTTACCAAGGCGATGAATCATCTCTTGTAGTTGTTCTTCCACTGGACATCGAGGGCATTAATGAAGTCAAAGAAATTCTTAAAGACCCGAACGTTCTAGAGAACGCTCTTAAAAATATGACCGAACATGAAGTTGAGCTGTCTCTACCGAAATTTAAGATTGAAACGACCACCGACCTTAAAgatgttttaattaaa ATGAAAGTTACGAAGATATTTAATCCACACTCAGCTAAGCTGAACAAACTCATACAAAACACCGGTGATTTATACATAGACTCCGCTAAACAGAAAGCTTTTATTGAAGTTAATGAAGAAGGGGCTGAGGCTGGTGCTGCAAACG AATTCGGAGTGTCTTACGTTTCGTTATTAAATGCACCTCGTATATACGTCTTTTTCGCTGACCACCCTTTCATATTCTCTCTACGCGAAGGAAACAATACCTTATTCAGTGGAGCCTTCTACAATTAG
- the LOC117982188 gene encoding antichymotrypsin-2-like isoform X1 — protein sequence MKLFYFTYFLALATMASGDENQLENLFYEGNNKFSTRMFSEVANTNPEKSFVLSAYSVLTPLAQLSLASVDEAHDELLDTIGMPDDSTTKEVFSRINTKVRDVKGVTLKTASKIYVADNYELNHQFAADTLQTFGSEVQSLNFGDSQNAANKMNTWVEEQTNSRIKDLVDPASLTADIRALLVNAIYFKGTWKKKFDEDKTFERVFYKRMNVTTKVQMMHRNGDYMYGESQELKSKIIEIPYQGDESSLVVVLPLDIEGINEVKEILKDPNVLENALKNMTEHEVELSLPKFKIETTTDLKDVLIKMKVTKIFNPHSAKLNKLIQNTGDLYIDSAKQKAFIEVNEEGAEAGAANEFGVSYVSLLNAPRIYVFFADHPFIFSLREGNNTLFSGAFYN from the exons atgaagctattttatttcacttatt TTTTGGCGCTTGCCACGATGGCGTCGGGCGATGAAAATCAGCTCGAAAACTTGTTTTAcgaaggaaataataaattctcaACAAGAATGTTTTCT GAAGTAGCAAATACTAACCCAGAGAAGAGTTTCGTTTTATCTGCATACTCGGTGTTGACGCCCCTCGCTCAGCTGAGCTTGGCCTCGGTGGATGAGGCACACGATGAACTGCTGGACACCATAGGGATGCCTGATGATAGCACT ACAAAAGAAGTATTTTCCCGTATCAACACTAAAGTGCGAGATGTAAAAGGAGTAACATTGAAAACAGCAAGCAAAATATACGTTGCTGATAACTATGAGCTGAACCATCAATTTGCTGCCGACACACTACAAACCTTCGGATCCGAAGTTCAAAGCTTGAATTTCGGGGATAGTCAAAATGCTGCAAATAAAATGAACACATGG GTGGAAGAGCAAACCAACAGTCGTATTAAGGATTTAGTTGATCCTGCCTCTCTTACTGCAGATATCAGAGCACTTTTAGTCAACGCCATTTACTTCAAG GGTACTTGGAAAAAGAAATTTGATGAAGATAAAACTTTTGAACGAGTGTTCTACAAAAGGATGAACGTAACGACCAAAGTTCAAATGATGCACAGAAATGGAGACTACATGTACGGAGAAAGCCAAGAATTGAAATCTAAA ATAATCGAAATACCTTACCAAGGCGATGAATCATCTCTTGTAGTTGTTCTTCCACTGGACATCGAGGGCATTAATGAAGTCAAAGAAATTCTTAAAGACCCGAACGTTCTAGAGAACGCTCTTAAAAATATGACCGAACATGAAGTTGAGCTGTCTCTACCGAAATTTAAGATTGAAACGACCACCGACCTTAAAgatgttttaattaaa ATGAAAGTTACGAAGATATTTAATCCACACTCAGCTAAGCTGAACAAACTCATACAAAACACCGGTGATTTATACATAGACTCCGCTAAACAGAAAGCTTTTATTGAAGTTAATGAAGAAGGGGCTGAGGCTGGTGCTGCAAACG AATTCGGAGTGTCTTACGTTTCGTTATTAAATGCACCTCGTATATACGTCTTTTTCGCTGACCACCCTTTCATATTCTCTCTACGCGAAGGAAACAATACCTTATTCAGTGGAGCCTTCTACAATTAG